From uncultured Pseudodesulfovibrio sp.:
GGGTCGAGTCAAGGGAAAATCGAGGTTGGTGGGGGTAGACAAAGCGTTGATGATTGGTATATGAAGTGCGGCTCGCAATAAAGAAAAGCCCTTATCGGCTGAAATATCAAGGAGACCACAATGGCACGCCACAAGAAGCACGAACGTATGAAAGAATTGGATCGTAAACGTCAACGTCGTAAGAAAGCCCTCAAGGCAGCAGTTAAGGAAGCCAAGGCCGCTAAAGCCTAGTTCGACTGTTTTTTTGACGGTACCAACTGTCGTGTTGACACCGTGAAGTTCCATCGGCGAAGTCCTTTTTCGTTTGTGGTGCCTTTACGGGTGTCGACTCACGTCTGGCACCCACCTGTAGAGACCTTTTATTTCATTCACAATTTTTCAAGAATTCGCACCATGCCTATTTACGAGTATCAATGTCAGTCTTGTCAGTCCGTTTTCGAGGAATGGCAATCAGGTTTCGAGGATAAGGAATTTCCATGTCCCGAGTGTGGGGGGGCGTCCAAGCGACTCATCTCTCACAGTTCTTTTCACTTGAAAGGGTCTGGCTGGTATGCCGATGGATATGGTGCCACGAAGTCCGGGTGTAAGCCTGGTGAGGCGCAAAAGCCCTCAAGTGGCGGCGACAGTGAGTCTTCGACCAAGGCCGAATCGGCCCCGGCTTCGAAGTGTCCTGCTGCGGACACGTCTTCTGCAGGTTCCGCATCCTGATGTATGCATAAGGCAGCTACGGCTGCCTTTTTTTATGGCTTTTCCGGCCTTGAAATTTGGTGCCGCATTGCCATAGTATGCTGATGCACAATTACGCACATTCAACGAAGCGAGAAATATCATGCTTGAACGGTATTCCCGACCCGGGATGAGAGAGTTATGGACCCTTGAAAACAAGTTCAGGGTATGGCTCGAAGTAGAGTTGGCCGTGACCAAGGGCTGGGCCGAACTCGGTCAGGTCCCTCAGGACGCCTGCGATGAAATTCATGAAAAGGCAGACTTTGATCTGGATCGTATCCTTGAGATCGAAGAAACCACTAAGCATGACGTCATTGCCTTTTTGTCTGCCGTAGAAGAGAAAGTCGGTCCCAGTTCCCGGTATATCCATCTGGGCTGTACCTCCTCTGATATAGTGGATACGGCGAATGGCGTGCTCCTGCTCAGGGCGGGAAAGATCCTCGCGGAAGGCGTGGACCGTATCCTGAAAGTTCTTGATGAACTTGCCCACAAACACAAAGGGTTGATCTGTATGGGGCGGACCCACGGTATTCATGCAGAGCCGACCACCTACGGACTTAAATTTACCGGTTTCTATGCCGAATTCATGCGCCACAAGGAACGTTTCGATGCGGCTCGTGAAAATATTCGTGTCGGCAAACTGTCCGGCGCTGTGGGGACGTTTGCTCATCTCAGCCCGGATCTGGAAGAACGTGCTTGCGCCATTCTCGGTCTCAAGGTTGATCCGCATTCTACGCAAATTGTTCAGCGTGACAGGTATGCACAGTTCTTCACCGCATTGGCCATGATGGCAGGTGGCATTGAACGTCTTGGTCTGGAACTCAGGCACTTGCAGCGTACTGAAGTCTCCGAAGTGGAGGAAGGGTTCTCCAAGGGCCAGAAAGGTTCTTCTGCCATGCCGCATAAAAAGAATCCCATTTCCGCAGAAAATTTGTGTGGTCTGGCGCGGCTTATTCGTTCCAATTCCATGGCAGCCATGGAAAATCAGGCTCTCTGGCACGAACGTGACATCTCTCACTCCTCTGTGGAACGCATGATCATGCCCGACACCACTGCTCTTATGGATTACATGCTGCATCGTATGTCCGGTGTGTTGGAACGTCTTGTGGTTAAGGAAGAGAGTATTCAACGAAATCTTATGGGTTCGTTTGGCCTTTTCTATTCCCAGCGTATTCTTAATAAATTGATTGCTACCGGCCTGAAACGGCAGGAAGCCTATGAGATGGTTCAGAAGGTAGCCCTGCGTTGCTGGGAGAATCGTATCCAGTTTGAAGATGAAATCCGTGTGGATGCGGAAGTAAATAAGCATCTTGCGGCTAACGACCTTGACGAAGCCTTCGACCCTTCGTATTACAAACGATATGAGGATGTGGTCTTTGGCCGTGTCTTTGAGGGAAAATAGTATGAATGAATTGAAATCCAAGCTTGCCAAGTTGCTGTTGAAACTCTCTTACAAAGAGGGCGATTTCACGCTGACTTCAGGCAAAAAAAGTGAATATTATTTTGACTGTAAGCAGACTGCTCTTCACGCCGAGGGCGGGTATCTCATCGGACGTTTGTTCTTTGAAATGCTTAAGGACTTTGATGTCCATGGTGTGGGAGGCATGACTCTCGGAGCCGATCCTCTGATTTCCAGCGTAACTGTGGTATCCCATCTGGAAGGGCGTCCTTTGCCAGGATTTATTATTCGCAAGAAGTCCAAGGGGCATGGTACCAATCAGTATCTCGAAGGGCTGGCTAACTTCAGCGAAGGCGACAAAGTGGTCTTGCTGGAAGATGTTTGTACTACAGGTGGTACGCTGGCAACAGCAGCAGAACGTGTTCGAGATGCCGGATTGGAAATTGTCGGTGTACTCGCTGTTTTGGACAGAGAAGAGGGTGGACGGGAAAGACTTAAGGAGGCAGGGCTTGAATTAAGCGCTATCTTCACCCGTCAGGAGTTGTTGGCCGCAGGTAAATAATTTGACCCGTCGGGGAAGTGTATGGTTCGGGGAAACCGTGGGGGGATTGGGTATACTTTCATGCGCGTAGCTGTTGTTGTTTTGACATTGGTCATGTCTGTAAGCATGGCGTTTGCCGAAGGGTGGACGCCTACCCTTTCATCGCACTCGTTTAGCCCCGAGCGTATCATTGCCGTGGACAAGGCTTCGCAGGAATTGATCGTGTTGGAACATAAGAGTCCTTTGCATGAGGTTTTTCGCTTTCCCTGTACAACGGGACAGTCCTCCGGTGACAAGTCGGTGGAAGGAGATTTGCGTACCCCCGAAGGAGTGTATTTTGTCGGGCATCGCATCAATCGTAAGTTGGACTGGGACCTTTACGGCGACATCGCTTACTCCTTGAATTACCCAAACCCTATTGATCGTATTCACGGTAAGACCGGTGGTGGCATCTGGTTGCATGGTCGGGGCAAGACTTTTGTCCCTCGTGACACCCTCGGTTGCGTGGCTCTCAAAGTTCCTGACATGAAGAATGTGGCTCAGGAGTCAGATTATGGGACTCCAGTGGTCATCGCGAGTGACCTTGAGTGGACGGCGGAATCGGGTGAAAATGACGTTATCGCG
This genomic window contains:
- the pyrE gene encoding orotate phosphoribosyltransferase; the encoded protein is MNELKSKLAKLLLKLSYKEGDFTLTSGKKSEYYFDCKQTALHAEGGYLIGRLFFEMLKDFDVHGVGGMTLGADPLISSVTVVSHLEGRPLPGFIIRKKSKGHGTNQYLEGLANFSEGDKVVLLEDVCTTGGTLATAAERVRDAGLEIVGVLAVLDREEGGRERLKEAGLELSAIFTRQELLAAGK
- a CDS encoding zinc ribbon domain-containing protein, with the protein product MPIYEYQCQSCQSVFEEWQSGFEDKEFPCPECGGASKRLISHSSFHLKGSGWYADGYGATKSGCKPGEAQKPSSGGDSESSTKAESAPASKCPAADTSSAGSAS
- the purB gene encoding adenylosuccinate lyase, which codes for MLERYSRPGMRELWTLENKFRVWLEVELAVTKGWAELGQVPQDACDEIHEKADFDLDRILEIEETTKHDVIAFLSAVEEKVGPSSRYIHLGCTSSDIVDTANGVLLLRAGKILAEGVDRILKVLDELAHKHKGLICMGRTHGIHAEPTTYGLKFTGFYAEFMRHKERFDAARENIRVGKLSGAVGTFAHLSPDLEERACAILGLKVDPHSTQIVQRDRYAQFFTALAMMAGGIERLGLELRHLQRTEVSEVEEGFSKGQKGSSAMPHKKNPISAENLCGLARLIRSNSMAAMENQALWHERDISHSSVERMIMPDTTALMDYMLHRMSGVLERLVVKEESIQRNLMGSFGLFYSQRILNKLIATGLKRQEAYEMVQKVALRCWENRIQFEDEIRVDAEVNKHLAANDLDEAFDPSYYKRYEDVVFGRVFEGK